Proteins encoded in a region of the Mucilaginibacter sabulilitoris genome:
- the sov gene encoding T9SS outer membrane translocon Sov/SprA → MIRIFTYNIIISVLFILAFGGQGSVYAQQRVPGGKRDTAQAGTPVNLTEPKNVRIREGIFDPDPPNMVRTIEYDAASNRYILYERVGNLLYRPPQYLTFAQYLKLKQKNDQRIYYQQLADNYAYESQQPGFIPAIKVRSRTFQQIFGGQTIDIKPQGSAEMILAGQLNQNQNPLFTTRQRNQFNFNFDQKIQLNVTGNIGDKLKITTNYNTDAQFQFENQIKLDYTGSPDEIIQKVEAGTVSMPLNTSLITGSQALFGIKTKLKFGRLDVTSILSQQRSQSKTITITNGSQQGEFRVTPADYEANKHFFLSQYFRNNYNKALSRVPIISSNVNITKIEVWTTNRTNVTTDSRDIVAFLDLGENNPYNKGKITGGGSVYPAGFKGPGFAQQSNSLLNSLPADARLTNSNAVATFFQGPTSTDNYSKLTYARKLTDKEYTLHPQLGYISLNYPLNNDEVLAVAYQYTVNGVQYQVGEFSSDVAVNPTTPNVLYVKLLKNELLKTNLPTWDLMMKNIYSLGAFQISPTDFKLTVTRLDDKSGIEKTVMEEGQSTKGKLWLQITGLDNLNQQNDHQPDGYFDFLEGVTIDSQNGRIVFPVLEPFGSDLATKFNPGEQELIKRYVYQPLYDSTKTIAQQYFPNLNRYVIKGTYTSTGGSEYQLNAVNIPQGSVNVTAGSLKLTEGNDYTVDYNAGRIRILNQALLSSGQPITVKLENNELFGVQQKSLYGSRFDYHVSDKLALGGTIMHLTEQPITQNEVAGDESISNTIWGFDANYSSESRFLTRLVDKIPGIHTKVPSSINFSGEFAQLLPGSPGALNFAGSKNGTSYLDDFENSQSVIDVKSSNTWQISGTPQLFAESGGFNDLSYGYNRARLAFYNIDPIFYTNVGSIPVSRSELSNHYVRQVIEQEVFPYKQSSTGQQLSIPTLNMAFYPTIRGPYNYATTGINPDGTLQNPKSRWGGMFRKLETNDFESLNVAYIEFWVLDPFIYKPNSAGGDLYFNLGSISEDILKDGRKSLENGLPVNGDLSQVDETNWGRVSKVQPVINAFDNNPDSRKLQDVGLDGLNDGGEQTKFAPIVQQVKGQLNAQAANSFAADPSSDDYQYYQGRELDQARAGILDRYSKFNGTDGNSKTAEQSQAELGIQNSASTSLPDGEDINRDNNMSQEDSYFQYKVSMRPGDMIVGQNYISDKITASVKLANGTTQMVNWYQFRIPITDYQTKVGNIQDFKAIRFMRMFMTNFADTTIMRFATLQLVRGEWRTYNIEKNPLNVIADPNIQNPPLDNSTLDVQAVNIEQNGNRTPIPYVVPPGINRQRNYNNLQTDTKLNEQSLSLTVKSLRDGYSRAAFKTFFNDLRSYKRLQMFVHAEGDQLKDNDLNAFVRLGVDYQDNYYEFQVPLKVTQPGTRDPDAIWPAANQIDLELDLLTRAKLKRNHSNVPYTDVFKYVEGDQVVYIKGQPDLSRLRTIMLGVRNPYKGDSQSNTDDGLDKSGIVWFDEMRLTDFDQRGGWAATARFDAKLADFADVTLSGTKTTVGFGTLDSRLNDRSRSDDQTYDISANMELGKFFPDKSGIHIPAYINLSKQTSMPQYDPGSPDVELKASLAAATSSQERDSIRNAAVDFTMRRSYNFTNVHKSKIDPNAPSHIWDVENWNASYAYTEYTHHDFVTQSDLEKTYNLTLAYNYTNQPKYYSPFAKIIKSNLLALFRDINFSILPSRLNFSINFNRFYSENTLRDNDPNNFIPIPTTTFNKYFNITRVYGIGWNLSKSLQLDIDATNLAVVDEPAGRINGLKRDTLWDNLKKLGRTTNYNHTINLNYNVPINKIPGMDWAAVVARYSAHFNWQTQPLFAINDPTYDVGNSIQNSRAIQVNPTFNMVSLYNKFPFIRKANNPNSKGSAGKFFLGLLTSVKNLSATYTRTEGTFLPGYLPQSGFFGSDGNYGAPGLGFLLGSQTDIRAKAVANGWITKDTLQNQLYVTTLNEDMHFRGIIEPFKDLRIELIAFKTQDHNYQANFKYLPETNSIETLSPVTTGNYSISYLTIGTAFKKTSGINNTSPIYQKFLDNRTAISQKLGALNPNSAGSTDGYADGYGPNSQNVLVPAFLAAYTGKSPGKTGLSQFPNIPIPNWQITYNGLSKIPFFQEFFDSFDLSHGYRSSYNVNGFTSLLQYQEANGAANSRDLNNDFLPLYQFSQVTIFEQFVPLLGASIRFKNSMTTNLEYRQSRALSLSLLNSQLAQQNERIIVFGFGYHTKNFHFPFGWFSGAGKDNDVNFKLDFSLRDNKTLIYRPDVEQAEISSGAQNITVRPSIDYVINQRFNLNLFYDSNITRPYTSQTFNTAFTNFGINLKLLLQ, encoded by the coding sequence TTGATAAGAATATTTACTTATAATATTATTATAAGTGTGTTGTTCATTTTGGCATTTGGCGGGCAGGGTAGTGTGTATGCACAACAACGCGTTCCGGGTGGTAAAAGGGATACGGCACAAGCAGGTACACCAGTAAATTTAACCGAGCCTAAAAACGTAAGGATAAGGGAAGGTATATTTGATCCCGACCCTCCGAACATGGTACGAACGATTGAATATGACGCGGCATCAAACCGGTACATATTATACGAACGGGTTGGTAACCTATTGTATCGACCGCCACAATACCTAACTTTTGCACAATACCTAAAACTTAAACAAAAAAACGATCAACGTATATATTATCAGCAACTGGCAGATAATTATGCCTATGAGTCGCAACAGCCGGGTTTCATACCTGCTATAAAAGTACGTAGCCGGACCTTTCAGCAAATATTTGGTGGCCAGACAATTGATATCAAACCGCAGGGGTCTGCCGAGATGATTTTGGCCGGACAGTTAAACCAAAACCAAAACCCCCTGTTTACTACGCGGCAACGCAACCAGTTTAATTTTAATTTCGACCAGAAGATACAGCTCAACGTAACCGGAAACATAGGCGATAAATTAAAGATCACCACCAATTATAATACCGATGCGCAGTTTCAGTTCGAAAACCAGATAAAGCTTGATTACACCGGCTCACCAGATGAGATTATTCAGAAGGTTGAGGCCGGTACAGTAAGCATGCCTTTAAATACATCGCTAATAACGGGCAGTCAGGCACTTTTTGGTATAAAAACCAAACTGAAGTTTGGCCGGCTTGATGTTACCAGTATTTTGTCGCAACAGCGATCGCAATCAAAAACCATTACTATAACCAATGGTTCACAGCAAGGTGAATTCAGGGTTACACCTGCTGATTACGAAGCCAACAAACACTTCTTTTTATCGCAATATTTCCGCAATAATTATAACAAGGCGCTTTCAAGGGTGCCCATTATCAGTTCCAATGTTAATATCACCAAAATCGAGGTATGGACAACTAATCGTACTAATGTAACTACCGATTCAAGGGATATCGTAGCCTTTTTAGACCTGGGCGAAAACAACCCTTATAATAAAGGAAAAATAACCGGTGGAGGCAGCGTTTATCCCGCAGGTTTTAAGGGGCCGGGTTTTGCACAGCAATCAAACTCATTATTAAATAGTTTACCTGCCGACGCGCGCTTAACTAATTCAAATGCGGTGGCCACTTTCTTTCAGGGGCCTACAAGTACTGACAACTACTCTAAACTTACCTACGCCCGTAAACTTACCGATAAAGAATATACCCTGCATCCGCAGTTAGGATATATATCCCTTAACTACCCTTTAAATAACGACGAAGTATTAGCGGTGGCTTATCAGTACACTGTTAATGGTGTGCAGTATCAGGTTGGTGAGTTTAGCAGCGATGTAGCCGTTAACCCTACTACGCCCAATGTTTTATACGTAAAATTACTAAAAAACGAACTGCTAAAGACCAACCTGCCTACCTGGGATTTGATGATGAAAAACATTTACTCATTAGGCGCTTTTCAGATTAGCCCTACCGATTTTAAACTGACCGTTACCAGGCTTGATGATAAGTCGGGTATCGAAAAAACGGTGATGGAAGAAGGTCAAAGTACCAAGGGTAAGCTTTGGTTACAAATAACCGGTCTGGATAACCTTAACCAGCAAAATGATCATCAACCCGATGGCTATTTTGACTTTTTAGAGGGGGTAACTATTGATTCACAAAACGGGCGGATTGTGTTCCCGGTGCTGGAGCCTTTTGGATCGGATCTGGCCACAAAATTTAACCCGGGCGAACAGGAGCTAATTAAGCGGTACGTTTATCAACCATTGTATGATTCAACCAAGACCATCGCCCAACAATATTTCCCCAATTTAAACCGGTATGTAATAAAAGGGACTTATACCTCAACCGGCGGGTCGGAGTATCAGCTCAACGCGGTGAATATTCCGCAAGGCTCCGTTAACGTAACGGCCGGTTCTTTAAAGTTAACAGAAGGTAACGATTATACGGTTGATTATAACGCCGGTCGTATCCGGATACTTAACCAGGCTTTGTTGTCATCGGGCCAGCCTATAACCGTTAAGTTGGAAAATAATGAGCTCTTCGGTGTGCAGCAAAAATCGTTGTATGGTTCAAGGTTTGATTATCACGTGAGCGATAAACTGGCTTTGGGTGGTACCATAATGCACTTAACAGAACAACCCATTACCCAAAACGAAGTAGCTGGCGATGAATCTATATCAAATACGATATGGGGCTTTGATGCCAATTACAGCTCAGAATCAAGATTTCTTACTCGGCTGGTTGATAAAATTCCGGGCATACATACCAAAGTTCCCTCGTCCATAAATTTTTCTGGTGAGTTTGCCCAGTTATTGCCGGGCAGCCCCGGAGCGCTCAATTTTGCCGGATCAAAAAATGGCACCTCATATCTTGATGATTTTGAAAACAGCCAGTCGGTAATTGATGTGAAGAGTTCAAACACCTGGCAAATATCCGGCACACCACAGCTTTTTGCTGAATCGGGTGGTTTTAATGATTTGAGTTATGGATATAACCGTGCACGGCTTGCGTTTTATAATATCGACCCTATATTTTATACCAATGTGGGCAGTATTCCGGTATCCCGTTCCGAATTGTCAAACCATTATGTAAGGCAGGTAATAGAGCAGGAAGTATTTCCTTATAAACAATCATCAACCGGTCAGCAATTAAGCATACCCACACTTAATATGGCGTTTTATCCAACAATTCGTGGGCCTTATAACTATGCTACTACCGGTATTAACCCCGATGGTACCCTGCAAAATCCAAAATCGCGATGGGGAGGGATGTTCAGGAAGTTGGAGACCAATGATTTTGAATCATTAAACGTAGCATATATTGAATTTTGGGTACTTGACCCTTTTATATATAAGCCCAATTCGGCCGGTGGCGATCTGTATTTTAACCTGGGCAGCATATCTGAAGATATTTTGAAAGATGGCCGCAAAAGTTTAGAAAACGGACTGCCAGTTAACGGTGATCTTTCGCAGGTTGACGAAACAAACTGGGGCAGGGTATCAAAGGTGCAACCGGTTATAAACGCGTTTGATAACAATCCCGATTCGCGAAAACTGCAGGACGTGGGTTTAGACGGTTTAAATGACGGGGGGGAGCAAACTAAATTTGCGCCGATTGTTCAGCAGGTAAAAGGTCAATTGAATGCACAGGCGGCGAATAGTTTTGCAGCTGATCCATCATCGGACGATTATCAGTATTACCAGGGCCGTGAGCTCGACCAGGCACGGGCCGGTATTTTAGACAGGTACAGTAAATTTAACGGTACAGACGGCAACTCCAAAACCGCCGAGCAATCGCAGGCTGAATTGGGGATCCAAAACTCAGCATCTACTTCGTTACCCGATGGAGAGGATATCAACCGCGACAATAACATGAGCCAGGAGGATTCATACTTTCAATACAAAGTATCAATGCGCCCCGGCGACATGATTGTTGGCCAGAACTATATCAGCGATAAAATAACCGCTTCAGTAAAGCTTGCTAACGGGACCACACAAATGGTTAACTGGTACCAGTTCCGCATACCCATTACTGATTACCAAACTAAAGTAGGTAACATTCAGGATTTTAAAGCCATACGTTTTATGCGTATGTTTATGACTAACTTTGCCGATACCACCATAATGCGTTTTGCTACACTGCAACTGGTACGCGGCGAGTGGCGCACTTACAATATCGAAAAAAATCCGCTTAATGTAATTGCCGATCCCAACATTCAAAATCCGCCGCTTGATAATTCAACGCTTGATGTACAGGCTGTAAATATTGAGCAGAACGGTAACCGCACACCTATACCCTATGTGGTGCCGCCAGGCATTAATCGCCAGCGTAATTACAATAATCTGCAAACCGATACCAAGTTAAACGAGCAGTCGCTATCGTTAACGGTTAAAAGTCTGCGCGATGGTTATTCAAGAGCGGCTTTCAAAACATTTTTTAATGATCTGCGCTCCTATAAGCGCCTCCAAATGTTTGTACACGCCGAAGGCGATCAGTTAAAGGACAATGACCTGAACGCATTTGTGCGCTTAGGGGTTGATTATCAGGATAACTATTATGAGTTCCAGGTGCCCCTGAAGGTTACCCAGCCCGGTACCCGCGACCCGGACGCAATATGGCCGGCAGCTAACCAGATTGATCTTGAGCTTGATCTGTTAACCAGGGCTAAATTGAAACGTAACCACTCCAATGTGCCTTATACAGATGTATTTAAATATGTGGAGGGCGACCAGGTAGTATATATTAAAGGGCAGCCAGACCTGAGCCGGCTGCGTACCATTATGCTGGGGGTTCGTAATCCTTATAAAGGTGATTCGCAGTCAAATACCGATGATGGTTTGGATAAATCGGGCATTGTTTGGTTTGATGAGATGCGCTTAACCGACTTTGATCAGCGTGGCGGCTGGGCCGCTACCGCCCGATTTGATGCTAAGCTTGCCGATTTTGCCGACGTTACCCTATCCGGTACCAAAACAACTGTTGGCTTTGGTACACTTGATTCACGTTTAAACGACAGGAGCCGCAGTGACGACCAGACCTATGATATATCCGCCAATATGGAACTTGGTAAGTTTTTCCCGGATAAAAGTGGTATCCATATACCGGCCTATATCAATTTATCCAAACAAACAAGTATGCCTCAGTATGATCCCGGTTCGCCCGATGTGGAATTAAAGGCATCACTTGCCGCCGCCACCAGCAGCCAGGAGCGCGATTCTATCAGAAATGCCGCTGTTGATTTTACCATGCGAAGAAGCTACAATTTTACCAACGTACATAAATCCAAAATAGATCCTAACGCGCCAAGTCATATCTGGGATGTTGAAAATTGGAATGCTTCTTATGCTTATACAGAATATACCCATCATGATTTTGTAACGCAAAGTGATCTGGAAAAAACATATAACTTAACCCTGGCATATAATTATACCAATCAGCCTAAATATTACAGTCCCTTTGCCAAGATCATAAAAAGCAATTTACTGGCGTTGTTCCGTGATATTAACTTCAGTATTTTACCATCAAGATTAAACTTTAGCATTAACTTTAACCGCTTTTACTCGGAGAATACATTGAGAGATAATGATCCGAATAATTTTATACCAATACCAACCACTACATTTAATAAATACTTTAACATTACGAGGGTTTATGGTATAGGATGGAATCTTTCAAAATCATTACAGCTGGATATTGATGCCACCAATTTAGCCGTAGTTGATGAGCCTGCCGGCCGTATTAACGGGTTAAAACGGGATACCCTTTGGGATAATCTTAAAAAGCTTGGTCGCACCACTAACTATAACCATACCATTAACCTTAACTATAACGTACCAATTAATAAAATACCCGGGATGGATTGGGCCGCTGTAGTGGCCCGGTATAGCGCACACTTTAACTGGCAAACACAACCTTTATTTGCCATAAATGATCCTACATATGATGTTGGTAACAGCATACAAAATTCCAGGGCCATACAGGTAAACCCAACGTTTAATATGGTATCGCTTTATAATAAATTTCCGTTTATCCGTAAAGCTAATAACCCAAATTCAAAGGGTAGTGCCGGTAAATTCTTCCTCGGTTTGCTCACGAGTGTTAAAAACCTGAGCGCCACCTATACCCGTACCGAGGGTACATTTTTGCCGGGGTATTTGCCGCAGTCGGGCTTTTTTGGATCTGACGGTAACTATGGTGCTCCCGGTTTAGGTTTTTTATTGGGCAGCCAGACGGATATACGCGCCAAAGCAGTGGCCAATGGCTGGATAACCAAAGATACACTACAGAACCAGCTGTATGTAACTACACTTAATGAAGATATGCACTTCAGGGGTATTATAGAACCCTTTAAAGACCTTCGTATTGAATTGATAGCTTTTAAAACCCAGGACCATAATTACCAGGCCAATTTTAAATACCTGCCCGAGACCAACAGCATTGAAACGCTAAGCCCGGTAACTACAGGTAATTACAGCATTTCTTATTTAACTATTGGTACCGCATTTAAAAAAACAAGCGGCATCAATAATACATCACCTATATATCAGAAATTTCTGGATAACCGCACCGCCATATCGCAAAAGTTGGGTGCACTTAACCCAAATTCGGCAGGCAGTACGGATGGTTATGCCGATGGTTACGGGCCAAATTCACAGAATGTACTGGTACCGGCTTTCCTTGCTGCTTATACAGGGAAAAGCCCGGGAAAAACCGGTCTTTCGCAATTTCCTAATATTCCAATACCTAACTGGCAAATTACTTACAATGGCTTGAGTAAAATTCCTTTCTTTCAGGAATTTTTCGATTCATTTGACTTGAGCCATGGTTATCGTTCATCATATAATGTCAACGGGTTTACTTCGCTGTTACAATATCAGGAAGCTAATGGCGCCGCAAATTCAAGGGATCTGAACAATGATTTTTTACCACTCTACCAATTTTCGCAGGTGACTATTTTTGAGCAATTTGTGCCGCTGCTGGGTGCCAGTATCAGGTTTAAAAACAGCATGACTACCAACTTAGAGTATCGCCAGAGCCGGGCATTGAGCCTGAGTTTATTGAACAGCCAGCTGGCCCAGCAAAATGAAAGGATCATTGTATTTGGCTTTGGTTATCACACCAAAAACTTTCATTTCCCATTCGGTTGGTTTAGCGGGGCAGGTAAAGATAACGATGTTAATTTCAAGCTTGATTTTTCGCTTCGGGATAACAAAACCCTTATATACCGTCCCGATGTGGAGCAGGCCGAAATATCATCGGGCGCGCAAAATATTACGGTGCGCCCGTCAATTGATTATGTAATAAACCAGCGTTTTAACCTTAACCTATTTTACGATTCAAATATTACAAGGCCCTATACCTCACAAACATTTAATACCGCATTTACTAACTTTGGCATCAATCTGAAACTATTATTGCAATAA
- a CDS encoding MiaB/RimO family radical SAM methylthiotransferase → MMDLVIPDKVHDESRQGEALVLEPVAGKNNGRKLYIESYGCAMNFSDSEIVASILAEQGFETTADHNVADVIFINTCSIRENAEQRVRNRLKEFTVAKVKNPGLVVGVLGCMAERLKSKFLEEEKLVDVVVGPDAYRNLPELIDQVDSGQKAVNVLLSREETYADISPVRLNSNGINAFVSIMRGCDNMCSFCVVPFTRGRERSRDPQSIVAECTDLFNKGYREVTLLGQNVDSYKWGPHPALSKGEGSAIPNADLGAEEVRSKGEDLGEAEKAVTNFANLLEMVALINPDLRVRFSTSHPKDITDDVLYTINKYENICNYIHLPVQSGNSRILEMMNRTYDRDWYINRIDAIRRIIPDCAVSTDMITGFCSETDEEHNDSVTMMDYVKYDFAYMFKYSERPGTLAAKRYADDIPEEVKQQRLQQIVAKQQEYSFYRMQARIGKVEKVLIEGYSKKSDKDYCGRSDQNAMVIFPVDESYKPGQYVNVLIERTTSATLIGKVV, encoded by the coding sequence ATGATGGATTTGGTTATTCCAGATAAAGTACATGATGAGAGCAGACAGGGCGAAGCGCTGGTTTTAGAACCTGTAGCCGGTAAAAACAATGGCCGTAAACTTTATATTGAAAGTTATGGTTGTGCCATGAATTTTTCTGACAGCGAAATAGTTGCTTCAATTTTAGCTGAACAGGGGTTTGAAACCACTGCCGATCATAATGTTGCTGATGTTATTTTTATCAATACCTGCTCTATTCGCGAAAACGCGGAGCAGCGTGTGCGCAACCGCCTGAAAGAATTTACGGTTGCCAAGGTAAAAAATCCGGGATTAGTAGTAGGAGTGCTGGGCTGTATGGCCGAGCGGTTGAAATCAAAATTTTTAGAAGAAGAGAAACTGGTTGACGTAGTTGTTGGCCCGGATGCATATCGCAACCTGCCTGAGCTTATTGACCAGGTTGATAGCGGGCAAAAAGCAGTTAATGTGTTATTGTCGCGCGAGGAAACTTATGCCGATATAAGCCCGGTACGTTTAAATAGCAATGGTATTAACGCGTTTGTGTCTATCATGCGTGGATGCGATAATATGTGCTCATTTTGCGTGGTACCATTTACCCGTGGCCGCGAACGCAGCCGTGATCCACAATCAATTGTAGCCGAATGTACGGACCTGTTTAATAAAGGCTACCGTGAGGTTACTTTGCTGGGCCAAAATGTTGATTCGTATAAATGGGGACCTCACCCTGCCCTCTCCAAAGGAGAGGGTTCTGCCATACCGAATGCAGACCTGGGTGCGGAGGAAGTCCGCTCCAAAGGAGAGGACTTAGGTGAGGCAGAGAAGGCTGTTACCAACTTTGCCAACCTGTTAGAAATGGTTGCGTTGATTAATCCTGATTTAAGGGTTCGGTTTTCAACCTCACATCCAAAGGATATTACTGATGATGTGTTGTATACTATTAATAAATACGAAAATATTTGCAATTACATACACCTGCCGGTTCAATCGGGCAATAGCCGCATACTGGAAATGATGAACCGCACCTATGACAGGGACTGGTACATCAACAGAATTGATGCCATCCGTCGTATCATTCCTGATTGCGCGGTATCTACCGATATGATTACCGGTTTTTGCAGCGAAACCGATGAAGAGCATAACGATTCAGTAACCATGATGGATTACGTGAAGTATGATTTTGCTTATATGTTTAAATACAGCGAAAGACCGGGTACTTTAGCTGCAAAACGTTATGCCGATGATATCCCGGAGGAAGTAAAGCAACAACGTCTGCAACAGATTGTTGCCAAACAGCAGGAATATTCTTTTTACCGCATGCAGGCACGCATAGGGAAGGTTGAGAAAGTATTGATAGAAGGCTATTCTAAAAAATCGGACAAAGACTATTGCGGCCGCAGCGATCAGAATGCCATGGTGATATTCCCGGTAGATGAAAGTTACAAACCAGGCCAGTATGTTAACGTGCTTATTGAGCGCACAACATCGGCTACGCTGATAGGTAAAGTGGTTTAG
- a CDS encoding YcxB family protein translates to MEDFKVTSSIDFKTYFNICLRTYFKRRSLIIIFIPFVFTQLSLFTSGPSVTWNDEIWLIGIFGGIYILIPVLLYWGCKSQMQKTPYLKENLHYIIDEDKIMITGESFNSTTNWEYVNMLMEREKYFLLYNLNRSFYHLSKEWFESKEAAAAFKIMVKEKGIKFSYN, encoded by the coding sequence ATGGAAGATTTTAAGGTTACCAGCTCCATAGATTTCAAAACCTATTTCAACATTTGTTTAAGAACTTATTTTAAAAGGAGATCGCTCATTATCATATTTATCCCTTTTGTTTTTACACAGCTTTCATTATTCACAAGCGGGCCTTCGGTTACATGGAATGATGAGATCTGGTTGATAGGAATTTTTGGTGGAATTTATATTCTAATTCCGGTGTTGTTGTATTGGGGCTGCAAAAGTCAAATGCAGAAAACTCCGTATTTAAAAGAAAACCTTCATTACATCATTGATGAGGATAAAATAATGATTACAGGCGAATCATTTAACAGTACAACCAATTGGGAATACGTAAATATGCTTATGGAGCGGGAGAAGTATTTTTTGCTGTATAATTTAAACCGTAGTTTTTATCATCTCTCTAAAGAGTGGTTTGAATCGAAAGAGGCAGCCGCTGCTTTTAAAATTATGGTAAAAGAAAAAGGGATTAAATTTTCTTATAATTAA
- the ruvA gene encoding Holliday junction branch migration protein RuvA, with translation MYDYISGKLVFKSPSHVVVDAGGIGYHINISLNTYSRLGDIENCKLFIWQYVKEDALTLYGFADDGERRLFLHLVSISGIGPNTGRMMLSSITPSEIQAAIVSGNVALIQRIKGIGPKSAQRIILELQDKLRKEGPDTLTVVPVSKTVKDEALSALVMLGFARNAAEKVLDQELNKNNGELTVEQLIKFALKAL, from the coding sequence ATGTACGATTATATTAGTGGTAAACTGGTATTCAAAAGCCCTTCGCATGTAGTTGTGGACGCCGGAGGCATAGGCTATCACATTAATATATCGTTAAATACATATTCCAGGCTAGGTGATATAGAAAATTGTAAACTATTTATCTGGCAGTACGTAAAAGAGGATGCGCTTACACTATACGGTTTTGCCGATGATGGTGAACGCCGCTTGTTCTTACACCTGGTATCCATATCTGGCATAGGGCCAAATACAGGGCGAATGATGTTATCATCAATTACCCCTTCCGAAATACAGGCAGCCATTGTTAGCGGCAATGTTGCTTTAATTCAACGCATAAAAGGCATAGGTCCCAAATCGGCACAGCGCATAATATTGGAGCTGCAGGACAAACTGCGCAAAGAAGGCCCTGATACTTTAACTGTTGTGCCTGTAAGTAAAACAGTTAAGGACGAGGCGCTTTCTGCACTTGTAATGCTTGGATTTGCTCGTAATGCGGCCGAGAAGGTATTGGATCAGGAATTGAATAAAAATAATGGAGAATTAACAGTTGAACAACTAATCAAGTTTGCCTTAAAAGCTCTATAA